A genome region from Thermoanaerobacterium xylanolyticum LX-11 includes the following:
- the yunB gene encoding sporulation protein YunB has protein sequence MRRKKWGRRRIKIRGINKNFVYVLASLFILSLLYMFVTYRLTPALIKASETVAQEVAVKSINKSINEKVLKGIQYSDLINVRTDNSGKVSMLQANTIEMNILSAKITQAVQDNLNSIGSVYVKLPLGSLISKDVFANTGPKIKVGLLPIGSVNVDFESSFEPAGINQTRHIIYLYIKTNIQIIAPLASKQIQVSTHMPIADSIIVGDVPQSFVDVNGNKYTVPVPNGNSKINIESN, from the coding sequence ATGAGGAGAAAAAAGTGGGGAAGAAGGAGGATAAAAATACGTGGGATAAACAAAAATTTTGTTTACGTTTTGGCATCATTATTTATATTATCATTGCTGTATATGTTTGTAACATACAGGTTGACACCTGCTCTTATTAAAGCCAGTGAGACAGTAGCTCAGGAAGTGGCTGTTAAATCTATCAATAAGTCTATAAATGAAAAGGTATTGAAAGGTATTCAATACAGCGACCTTATAAATGTAAGAACTGACAACAGTGGAAAAGTATCGATGCTGCAAGCTAATACGATAGAGATGAATATTTTATCTGCAAAGATTACTCAAGCTGTTCAGGATAATTTAAACAGCATAGGATCGGTGTACGTGAAACTGCCTCTTGGTAGTCTAATATCAAAGGATGTATTTGCAAACACAGGCCCAAAGATAAAAGTAGGACTTCTGCCTATTGGTTCGGTGAATGTAGACTTTGAATCAAGCTTTGAACCAGCGGGAATAAATCAGACGAGGCACATAATATATCTTTACATAAAGACAAACATCCAAATAATTGCACCGCTTGCATCAAAGCAAATACAGGTATCCACACACATGCCTATTGCAGATAGCATAATCGTAGGTGATGTGCCTCAAAGCTTTGTAGACGTCAATGGCAATAAGTACACTGTGCCTGTTCCAAATGGAAATTCAAAAATTAATATAGAAAGCAATTGA